The Mercenaria mercenaria strain notata chromosome 8, MADL_Memer_1, whole genome shotgun sequence genome has a segment encoding these proteins:
- the LOC123523037 gene encoding uncharacterized protein LOC123523037: MSLEANLPGRNWVRGALGLKLLQQGLKDPVDRLVERFHQKLLESYVQKTGSPANACSECTLENLLPEHSRSGCIHKFKSKCFCSNPAGRRTCPNNFCSRLYDLIILAHEERNPSWCNTDPNRWYSDHWSLAQCFVASTGYADKNSAAKTDVGGLLSVVINNIDIRSNRHNTDHFVKARECRNNIMHSTNFEVQDAQLITYIDSMITVLKDPALFLYEPEAVVAVDMLEKLKESQVTITTEDIASVIEDAIVHNTRRAEEQLDENKQQMIDRLENLRTQLIQDIKDTAVREQQRMAELVTEHKDDITELAKNKMAELAKKHVDHMNHQEEELERKSKQHEKEMSEKAMKLKLEITATAKNSTADTVTPDPFIKRTSGLSTRMYKQMKKDLKTDLIVFYRRQHSTLPLSPLQEENDAPLIDFYVTPTLTVVKPGKAKGKDKKKYVETYSDIFSNDRGSCLNIYVSSSAGNGKSAFSKRMAVTWCQAQQPIDSNKKYFSEFTKDLGAMKMFPYLFLISLRDIVKGQCNVDSMIISEILEQLAGVYPHTFLIQLLREERSLIILDGLDEWSHPSYCRTASEIPHRKIRRNCTVLTTTRPWKLDVVRLSSCEIDQQIEMLSLKHEQSVALTNKVIKYLNTKNELSKPYADFEEIVKKKTLNKLYHIPLILMQLLCLWYDGEPIGKSLCQIYTNVLEFIFKRAFRKSKELAEITFQNLQSSVTTDIQLPRCFEAASNCRKCKSFLISLGKLAFEQIFSKDRGSSIVFDISIAERRLSDLELKFAFETGILTRSKTQDQKLTSKCSSVSFIHKSYQEFLAALYICEGDLPPSTIFTAVNSVAKLLDICKILVFVSGLNGSKMDEMFFAMQGVISRDGSLQQYRRTCDIYSENRWMAEKIQNMMIDCLEENINCGGIGVRLPLTDAVISDYKVGDGGYVSLLKRLLPNTLSNIQSVNLCYPDTVITELQEMLKSICTLQKLSVDTITGVLPDVVVNMLTQSSQTLKVLHIFGDINDKTFQAAIHLDHVEALSLRCTSLNSHQLETLYEYISRRTGMRELCLEKLEHSQRVQEHSLDLTLHNRLEKLQLMRICTRNIRLPESVTCLEVLICDVEMIERNIKMLSDADHLEEVVLWSDQSKPISLDDLFTQLVYLQKLELQHFTLSDLNVSHYSKHLEKITLRWVTMSSASFQRFVDSLTDLEQTVAIKLRDCEIKPVIPYAMIVDKICKSHKFVIGENKKAKDPYTRISKLELCFKKVSDVAK, encoded by the exons ATGTCTCTAGAAGCCAATCTGCCAGGCAGAAATTGGGTCAGAGGGGCACTAGGACTAAAGCTTTTGCAACAAGGTCTTAAAGATCCCGTTGATCGTCTCGTTGAACGTTTTCACCAAAAACTTTTAGAAAGCTATGTACAGAAGACAGGATCTCCTGCTAATGCTTGTTCAGAGTGTACCTTGGAAAATCTTCTTCCTGAACACTCGAGAAGTGGATGTATAcacaaatttaaatccaaatgtTTCTGCAGTAATCCGGCTGGCAGAAGAACGTGTCCAAACAACTTCTGCAGCCGATTATATGATCTTATAATTCTTGCGCACGAAGAAAGAAACCCAAGTTGGTGTAACACTGACCCAAATCGATGGTACAGTGACCATTGGTCTCTTGCACAATGTTTTGTGGCCAGCACTGGATATGCAGATAAGAATTCGGCTGCAAAAACTGACGTAGGTGGTCTGCTTTCAGTAGTTATCAATAACATAGATATAAGAAGCAACAGACACAACACTGATCACTTTGTAAAG GCACGTGAATGTCGTAACAACATAATGCATTCTACAAACTTTGAAGTTCAAGACGCCCAGTTAATAACTTACATAGATTCAATGATAACCGTACTCAAGGATCCTGCTTTGTTTTTATATGAACCAGAAGCTGTTGTTGCCGTTGATATGCTGGAAAAG CTGAAAGAAAGCCAGGTTACAATCACAACCGAAGACATTGCAAGTGTCATTGAGGACGCTATTGTACATAACACAAGAAGAGCTGAAGAGCAACTTGATGAAAACAAACAGCAAATGATAGATCGTTTAGAAAACTTACGCACACAATTAATTCAAGACATTAAAGATACAGCAGTTAGAGAACAGCAACGAATGGCTGAATTAGTTACAGAACACAAAGATGATATCACTGAATTAGCTAAAAATAAGATGGCTGAATTAGCTAAAAAACATGTAGATCATATGAACCATCAAGAAGAGGAATTGGAGAGGAAATCAAAGCAACATGAGAAAGAAATGTCAGAAAAAGCCATGAAGCTGAAGTTGGAAATTACGGCAACTGCCAAAAACTCTACAGCTGATACTGTAACACCGGACCCATTTATCAAAAGAACATCTGGGCTTTCTACCCGAATGTATAAACAAATGAAGAAAG ATCTAAAAACTGATCTCATCGTATTTTATCGACGGCAACATAGCACACTGCCACTTTCTCCCCTACAAGAAGAGAATGATGCTCCACTCATAGATTTCTATGTGACACCGACGTTAACAGTTGTTAAACCAGGCAAGGCAAAAGGAAAGGACAAGAAGAAATATGTAGAAACATATTCTGATATATTTTCCAATGATCGAGGAAGTTGTCTGAATATATATGTGTCGTCCTCTGCTGGCAACGGAAAGTCTGCATTCAGCAAACGAATGGCTGTTACATGGTGTCAAGCTCAACAACCGATTGACAGCAATAAGAAGTATTTTAGTGAATTCACAAAGGACCTAGGCGCCATGAAAATGTTTCCCTATCTTTTCCTCATTTCCCTTAGAGACATTGTTAAAGGACAATGCAACGTGGATTCAATGATTATAAGTGAGATATTAGAACAGTTAGCAGGGGTATATCCACATACATTCTTGATACAACTCCTCCGCGAAGAAAGAAGCCTCATAATTTTAGACGGTCTAGATGAGTGGTCACATCCAAGCTATTGCAGAACGGCATCCGAAATTCCACACCGGAAGATAAGAAGAAATTGTACTGTTTTAACAACTACAAGACCCTGGAAGCTTGACGTTGTGAGGTTGTCTTCTTGTGAAATAGATCAGCAAATCGAAATGTTGTCACTTAAACATGAACAATCTGTCGCACTAACAAATAAAGTTATCAAGTACCTAAACACTAAAAACGAACTAAGTAAACCGTACGCCGATTTTGAAGAAatagttaaaaagaaaacattaaacaaaCTTTACCATATACCATTGATTTTAATGCAGTTGTTATGTCTTTGGTACGATGGGGAGCCAATCGGGAAGTCGCTGTGTCAGATTTACACTAACGTGTTAGAGTTTATATTTAAACGGGCTTTTCGGAAATCAAAAGAATTAGCAGAGATCACGTTTCAGAATTTGCAAAGTAGTGTTACTACTGATATACAATTACCGAGATGTTTCGAGGCTGCTTCAAACTGTAGAAAATGCAAGTCGTTTCTTATTTCACTTGGAAAACTGGCGTTTGAACAAATATTCTCCAAGGATAGAGGGTCTAGTATCGTATTCGACATTTCTATCGCTGAACGTAGGCTGTCAGATCTGGAATTAAAATTTGCGTTTGAAACGGGTATTTTGACAAGAAGTAAAACCCAAGATCAGAAGTTAACATCTAAATGTTCAAGCGTATCTTTTATACACAAGTCATATCAAGAGTTCCTTGCGGCCCTATATATCTGTGAAGGGGACTTGCCACCATCTACAATTTTTACTGCTGTAAATTCAGTTGCTAAATTGCTTGATATTTGCAAAATTCTGGTGTTTGTTAGTGGGCTAAATGGATCGAAAATGGATGAAATGTTCTTTGCCATGCAAGGTGTAATTTCAAGAGATGGATCTCTTCAGCAGTACAGGAGAACATGCGACATATATTCTGAAAACAGATGGATGGCGGAAAAAATACAGAATATGATGATAGACTGTCTCGAAGAAAACATAAACTGTGGAGGTATAGGGGTACGTCTTCCTCTTACAGATGCCGTTATCAGTGACTATAAAGTAGGCGACGGGGGCTATGTTTCATTACTGAAACGCTTACTTCCGAATACACTGTCAAATATACAGTCGGTAAATCTGTGTTATCCTGATACTGTGATCACAGAACTTCAAGAAATGCTAAAATCTATATGTACTTTGCAAAAGTTAAGTGTTGATACCATAACTGGAGTTTTACCAGATGTAGTAGTCAACATGTTAACACAGTCGTCGCAAACCTTGAAAGTTCTTCACATATTCGGAGACATAAACGACAAGACGTTTCAGGCAGCTATCCACCTCGATCATGTTGAGGCCTTGTCGCTGCGTTGTACATCTCTAAATTCACATCAACTTGAGACTCTTTACGAGTACATTTCTAGACGAACAGGTATGAGAGAACTCTGTTTAGAGAAACTTGAACACAGTCAGCGTGTCCAGGAACATTCTCTTGACTTGACACTGCACAACCGGCTTGAGAAACTTCAATTAATGCGAATTTGTACCCGCAATATCAGGCTTCCTGAGAGTGTTACGTGTCTAGAAGTATTGATTTGTGACGTGGAAATGATTGAGAGAAATATCAAAATGCTGTCTGACGCGGACCATTTGGAAGAAGTGGTTCTCTGGAGCGATCAAAGTAAGCCAATCTCTCTTGATGATCTGTTCACACAACTGGTATATTTACAGAAGTTAGAATTGCAACACTTCACTTTAAGTGACCTTAACGTTTCACATTATTCTAAACATCTTGAAAAAATCACGTTACGTTGGGTAACCATGAGTAGTGCATCTTTTCAAAGATTTGTAGATTCACTAACTGACCTGGAGCAGACTGTTGCTATAAAATTGCGGGATTGTGAGATAAAACCGGTGATACCTTATGCAATGATAGTGGATAAAATTTGTAAATCACACAAGTTTGTCATCGGTGAGAATAAGAAGGCAAAAGACCCTTACACTCGTATTTCAAAACTTGAACTTTGTTTCAAGAAAGTATCAGATGTTGCgaagtaa
- the LOC123523038 gene encoding putative ferric-chelate reductase 1 homolog: protein MFSLYRIILINTFINVQTVTSSLISWDAACGSKKGCFPDCRDGCEYLVTWSTSSSSIQFTLQAEETGTNVYLAVGFSNDYRMGDDSVVGCILPSSKVYSYYNEGDNTKMLSPATLGLGARSINQSNGVITCSFTRNLSEADDRFFNLNNDFILMLVVGKVEQKRGKTEMKEHERIPWSSESKVDFNRHYVVGLHKLNTPVVKLHGVMMVLAWLLFVTIGIVTARYNKNMLREKELFGTKIWFQVHRGAMVVALIFVIIGFISIFVEIGGYSQVVSTDSAAAVQAHPVIGIIVTVLGFVNPIMAIFRPGGDHKLRWIFNWAHLGVGALSLLLAVVNIFLGYFLERSMVSKSAIYITIVHVVIVVVVCCSLEVHKRTNVKQTKDAAEVDSNRNRRDLKEKFNINKNLPFVLLVTLGGVLIVLSIAVIAVIATS from the exons ATGTTTAGTTTATACAGGATAATACTGATAAATACATTCATTAATGTACAg ACCGTGACGTCGTCTCTGATTAGCTGGGATGCTGCATGCGGATCGAAAAAGGGATGTTTTCCGGACTGTCGGGATGGGTGTGAATATCTCGTCACGTGGTCTACTTCAAGTTCCAGCATTCAGTTCACGCTGCAAGCGGAAGAGACGGGAACCAACGTGTACCTTGCTGTAGGATTCTCCAATGATTACCGGATG GGCGACGATAGCGTAGTAGGATGCATTTTACCCAGCTCTAAAGTATATTCGTACTACAATGAGGGCGATAACACAAAAATGCTGTCTCCG GCTACGTTAGGTCTAGGTGCTAGATCGATTAACCAGTCTAACGGCGTGATCACGTGTTCTTTCACTAGAAATCTCAGTGAAGCAGACGACAGATTTTTCAATCTCAACAACGACTTCATTCTCATGCTAGTAGTCGGGAAAGTGGAACAGAAACgtg GTAAAACTGAAATGAAGGAACATGAAAGAATCCCTTGGAGCAGTGAAAGCAAGGTAGATTTCAACAGACACTATGTTGTTGGACTGCACAAACTTAACACACCCGTGGTAAAATTACACG GTGTAATGATGGTCCTTGCTTGGCTGCTATTTGTTACCATTGGTATAGTAACAGCGAGATACAACAAAAATATGCTTCGAGAAAAGGAACTTTTCGGGACTAAAATTTGGTTTCAG GTCCACAGAGGAGCTATGGTTGTTGCTCTAATCTTTGTGATTATAGGATTCATATCAATATTTGTAGAGATTGGAGGATATAGTCAG GTGGTGTCAACAGACTCGGCGGCGGCTGTGCAAGCCCATCCTGTCATAGGAATCATTGTTACAGTTTTAGGTTTTGTTAAT cCAATAATGGCAATATTCCGACCCGGTGGCGATCACAAACTAAGGTGGATCTTTAACTGGGCTCATTTAGGTGTAGGAGCCCTTTCTTTACTTTTAGCAG TTGTGAACATCTTTCTGGGCTATTTTCTCGAGCGTTCGATGGTATCTAAAAGCGCCATCTATATAACAATTGTACATGTAGTGATCGTGGTCGTCGTCTGCTGCTCTCTGGAAGTCCACAAAAGAACTAACGTAAAACAGACCAAAG ATGCAGCAGAGGTAGATTCCAATAGGAACCGGAGAGATCTGAAAGAAAAGTTTAATATAAACAAA aatctACCATTTGTATTGTTGGTGACGCTTGGAGGTGTCCTGATCGTATTGTCAATTGCTGTTATTGCAGTAATCGCCACAAGTTAA